In Cryptosporangium phraense, a single window of DNA contains:
- a CDS encoding DNA polymerase beta superfamily protein gives MNTLLLGVVGSNAYGLAHADSDVDRLGVFAAPAVAFHGLRLPIDRAATVVEHDPDVTMHEARKLAMLCLSSNPTATELLWLPSYEVGSPLGEELVGIRGAFASADGVRNAYFGYATSQFKRLLTTGQFQSKMRSRRSKHARHLLRLLDQGYEYYATGRLTLRLADPERYREFGERVAADPSVARAALAAAEERFAATRSPLPAEPDTPVVEAWLLRVREAYR, from the coding sequence GTGAACACCCTGCTCCTCGGCGTCGTCGGCTCGAACGCCTACGGGCTCGCCCACGCCGACTCGGACGTCGATCGCCTGGGCGTGTTCGCGGCCCCGGCGGTCGCGTTCCACGGCCTGCGGCTCCCGATCGACCGCGCCGCGACGGTCGTCGAGCACGATCCGGACGTGACGATGCACGAGGCCCGCAAGCTCGCGATGCTGTGCCTGTCGTCGAACCCGACCGCGACCGAGCTGCTGTGGTTGCCGTCGTACGAGGTCGGTTCTCCGCTGGGCGAGGAGCTCGTGGGCATCCGGGGTGCGTTCGCCTCGGCCGACGGGGTGAGGAACGCGTACTTCGGCTACGCGACCAGCCAGTTCAAGCGCCTGCTGACGACCGGGCAGTTCCAGTCGAAGATGCGCAGTCGTCGGTCGAAGCACGCCCGGCACCTGCTGCGGCTGCTCGACCAGGGCTACGAGTACTACGCGACCGGGCGGCTGACGCTGCGGCTGGCCGACCCGGAGCGCTACCGGGAGTTCGGCGAGCGCGTCGCCGCGGACCCGTCGGTGGCCCGGGCCGCGCTGGCCGCGGCCGAGGAACGGTTCGCGGCCACCCGCTCGCCGCTGCCCGCGGAGCCGGACACCCCGGTGGTGGAGGCGTGGCTGCTGCGCGTCCGGGAGGCGTACCGGTGA
- a CDS encoding 2-hydroxyacid dehydrogenase: MDVRSEEAGAGAVKVVQVGPLGAGLSAKLAAEYGAVRYSDGPDAVLAVTSGKGGMTAALIDAMPSLRAIVTFGVGVDGTDLDAVRRRGLLLSNTPGVLTDDTADTAVALLLNVLRGFSANDRWVRAGNWAAGGSYPLTRRVSGSKVGILGLGRIGLAVARRLETFGVSLAYHNRRPRPDVPYPHVGSVPELAAWADVLVVTAAGGPGTRGLVTAEVIDALGPGGYLVNVSRGTVVDEDALVSALVEGRLAGAGLGVVRDEPHVPTALLALDNVVVLPHVGSATVETRQAMADLVLANVAQFFRDGTLVTPYDVSG, translated from the coding sequence ATGGACGTTCGATCCGAAGAAGCCGGCGCTGGTGCGGTGAAGGTCGTGCAGGTGGGGCCGCTGGGGGCGGGCCTGTCGGCGAAACTGGCCGCCGAGTACGGTGCGGTCCGCTACTCCGACGGGCCCGACGCGGTGCTGGCCGTGACGTCGGGCAAGGGCGGGATGACCGCGGCGCTGATCGACGCGATGCCGTCCCTGCGGGCGATCGTCACGTTCGGCGTCGGCGTGGACGGCACCGACCTGGACGCGGTCCGGCGGCGCGGGCTCCTGCTGTCGAACACCCCCGGCGTGCTCACCGACGACACGGCCGACACGGCGGTCGCGCTGCTCCTGAACGTGCTGCGCGGGTTCAGCGCGAACGACCGCTGGGTGCGGGCCGGGAACTGGGCCGCCGGCGGCTCGTACCCGCTGACCCGGCGGGTGAGCGGGTCGAAGGTCGGCATCCTCGGCCTGGGCCGGATCGGGCTGGCGGTCGCGCGCCGGCTCGAGACGTTCGGGGTGTCGCTGGCCTACCACAACCGGCGGCCGCGCCCGGACGTGCCGTACCCCCACGTCGGGTCGGTGCCGGAGCTGGCCGCGTGGGCGGACGTGCTGGTCGTGACCGCCGCGGGCGGCCCCGGTACCCGCGGCCTGGTGACCGCCGAGGTGATCGACGCGCTCGGCCCGGGCGGGTACCTGGTCAACGTGTCGCGCGGGACGGTGGTGGACGAGGACGCGCTGGTGTCGGCCCTGGTGGAGGGGCGGCTGGCGGGCGCGGGCCTGGGCGTCGTCCGGGACGAGCCGCACGTGCCGACGGCGCTGCTGGCCCTGGACAACGTCGTGGTGCTGCCGCACGTGGGGAGTGCGACCGTGGAGACGCGCCAGGCGATGGCCGATCTGGTGCTGGCGAACGTCGCGCAGTTCTTCCGGGATGGAACGCTGGTGACGCCCTACGACGTGAGCGGGTAG